In Streptomyces rapamycinicus NRRL 5491, the genomic stretch AGCTGGACGCAGGTTGCCGATGGATGAGCTGTCGGTACAGCCGCATTCACGGGAGGCGCCGGTGTTCCTCGATCGTACGAGTGTTGATCTGGATGTTCACACACGACTGGTGGTCGGGTTCGGTCCGGACGGGCGGACCGAAGAGGTCGCCCGGGCTCGGCTGGGGCCGGATCTACCGACGGCCTCCCGGGCAAGTCCTTGGGAGAGGGTCAGAACGTGTCCTTCGTTGCGGTGCACGCAGAGAAGGACATGGAGGCGGACAAGGTGCAAACCGCCTGACCCCGGCCCCTGCACCGCGCCCTGTGGCCGGGTGGCCGGAGACCAGCAATGCTCTCCGGCCACTTCCGGCCGCACTCAAACGGCGTAGCGGATGCGGCGGCCGTCGGGGACGGTGATGACCAGGCCGCAGTCGCGCAGGCACGCCAGGTGGTTGGACAGTCGTGTGCGCGAGACGCCGAGGGCGTCGCCGAGGTCGGCCGGGCGGCCCAAGAATGGCGGGCCCGGGGTCGGCAAGGCCGGGCGGTGCGTGCTGAAGCCGCTGCCGCTTCCCGAACCGCGTCGCCTGATCACCACGTCAGCGCAACTGACACTGTTCACTGTCACTCGGGACTTCCGCCGGTTCGACAGGGAACTCCATGCCGACCTGGCCAATCCCTGGCTGGTCCGGGCCCGGCAGGCCGCAGGGGCGCTGGGAGAGGCCCGTGGCTGGAGCCGCTGGATCACCAGCGACGTGAACCGGGCCCTGGTCATCGTGCTGTCCGGCTTCCGCGAAGGTGAATCGATCCGGTACTCCGTCTTCCCGTCCCAGCGCGTCCGAGGACTTCCCGTCGTGCGGACCGCCGAAGTCCTCGACCGCCTCGGCCTGTTCGCCGACGACCGGGCCCCCGCCGTCGACCGGTGGCTGGAGCGCAAGCTCGGCGGGATGCCCGAGGGTATCCGTCGTGCCGTCGAAGCCTGGGTTCGCACTCTCCTCGACGGTGGCCCGCGGTCCGAGCCTCGCTCCCGGCACACGGCATGGGCCTACCTGGGTGAGACCCAGCCGGTGCTGCTGGAGTGGTCCAGCTGCTACGACCACCTGCGAGAGGTCACCCGGGAGGGCATCATCGCGGTCCGGGACGCTGTCACCGGCAAACAGCGCGAAAGCCGGATCGTCGCCCTGCGGTCACTGTTCCGGCACGCGAAGAAGAACGACCAGATCTTCCGCAACCCCCACGATCGCCATCCGAGTCGCCCGGCAGACCGGCGGCGTCCTCCAAGCTCTCGCCCAGGCGGACATCGACGAGGCCACCGCCACCGCCACCACCCCGGACATCCGGCTCATCGTCGCCCTGGCCGCCATCTACGCGGCACGGCCGAAGACGATCCGCACCATGAAGTTGGAGGATGTCGACCTGGGCAACCGGCGCATCACCGGCGGCGGTCATCTCCGCCCGCTCGACGACCTCACCCGCCGTGCGGTCCTGGACTGGCTCGACCACCGCCGCAACCGCTGGCCGAACACGGCCAACCCCCACCTACTGACCACCCAGAAGACCGCGTCGAACTCGGCCCGGCCGGCAAACTCTGGACCACCCGGGCAACCCGCAACCTCACCGCCACCCTGGAACGGCTCCGCGTCGACCGACAGCTCGAAGAGGCCCTCACCCACGGCGCCGACCCACTCCACCTCGCGCTCGTCTTCGGAATCGATGAGAAGACCGCCATCCGCTACGCGGACTCCGCCCGTCAGCTTCTCCAGCCGGAGTCGAAGCCGGGGTATCGCCGAGGTGAGCCCAAAAGGGGCCATTTCGGTCAGGCCATGCCGGCCGACCAGGGACGGGACACCTTCGTGTCCGTTGTGGACAGCTTCGGGAGTCGTAGGCCGACTCAGCGGGCCGTTGGAGCCGGCAGCGTGACCGCCTCGCGCAACTCGTCGGAGGCCTGGGTGATGAGCTGGGAGAGGGAGGCATCCGGGGAGGTCAGCCAGCGGGACGTGGCGCGCCGGTGGATCGCCAGCACCACGTCGATGATGAAGCGTGCCTTGCCGGGCTCGACGCCGCGGCGCTCGAGCGCCAGCGCCAGCGCGTCGGCGATGTCGGCGAGCTTGATCAGATCGCGCTCAGCCAGTGCCGGGTTGGCGGCGATCACTCTGACGCGGCGCAGCAGGAACTCGCGCGGGCGAAAGATCTCCTCCGCGGTTCTCAGCGCTGTTAGCAGCGCCTCGATCGGCGTGAGGCCTGGGTCGGTCGCCTCGACCTGGGCGACGAGGTGGGCCTCGAGTTCGTTACCGGCGAAGAGGACTTCCCGCTTGTCGGGGAAGTAGCGGTAGAAGGAGCGCTCCTTCAGGCCGGCGGCGCCCGCGATCTGCGCGACCGAGGTGCGCTCGAACCCCTGTGTCTCGAACAGCTCGAGCGCCGCGCGCTCGAGCCGACCTTGTGCGTCGGATTCCCATCTCGGCATACCCACCAGGGTACGACAACAGCATCTGTTGTCACGATGATATCGTCGATGACAACAGATGCTGTCATCGCTTGGAGATCGTCATGAAGGCTCTTCAATTCGACCGGTTCGGGTCCCCGGACGTGATCGTGCTCCGCGACGTCCCACAGCCGGAGCCGGGACCCGGTCAAATCCGGATCGCCGTGCGGGCGTGCGGCCTGACACCGGCCGACTGGCACGTCGTCGACGGTCTCCTCGCCGACCATCTGCCGCCGCTGCCGCGCGGGCTCGGCTTCGAGATCGCGGGCACCGTCGACGCGCTCGGCGAGGGCGTCACCGGCGTCCAGATCGGCGACCGCGTGTTCGGCCCGGCCACCTTCGACGGCCCGACGGCTGGCGCCGCCGAGTACGCGCTGATGCCGGCCTGGGCACGCATCCCCGAAGGCGTCACCGCCGAGCAGGCCGCCGCGCTGCCGATGGCGGCCGAGACGGCGTGGCGCGCGCTCGACGACCTCGGCGTCCAGCCGGGTGAGCTGCTGCTCGTCCACGGCGCGGGCACCACCGTGGGTGAGGCGGCGGTGCGCTTCGCGCTGCACCGGGGTATTCGGGTGATAGCCACTGCCGGGCAGACCCGGGCAGCAGCTCTGGAAGATATCGGCGCCCAGGTGGCTGCCTACGGCGAGGGCATGGCCGAACGCGTCAGGGCACTGTCCGCAGGCCACATCGATCGTGCCCTCGACGCGGCCCCGACCGGCGGCCGGATCGACCGCGCCGACCAGCCCAGCCCGGCCGGCGGTTCACTGCCGACGCTGATCGAGCTGACCGGGGATCCCGACCGTGTCCTCACCGTCTCGGACTTCGCCGCCGCGGCCGAGCTGGGCGTCCGTACCACCACCGAGATCCGCTATGAGCAGATGGACGAGTTCGCCCGGCTCGCCGGCGAAGGCATCTTGGTCGTACCGGTCGCCCGCACCTACACGCTCGACCAGATCCAGGAAGCGGCCGAGCTCAGCCAGTCCCGCCGACCCGGCGGCAAGCTCATGCTCGTCCTGTGATCGCCCTGCCTGCCTGACAAAGCGAGACCACCTCGACAAGGAGCGGGGTCAGGCCTCTTTTTCAGGCCGACCTCGAAGCCGCTTCCGCATGTTCGCCGCGAACCCACGGGGCAACCCCCGAGATGGCGTCCCTAAACCCTCGGGTTCCCGCTGAAGAACCTTCAGTTTCCGCGGACTCGCGGGGATTTGGCCCCCGGAGTCCTGGCCCAGACACCAGCCGCAAAGTAGGAGTTGACGACCACCATGCCCGCCGCCGCTGGTGATCTCGTACGGCCGGATCGCGACCTGATGCGTTGTCAATGGCCCACGCCATACTGTCCTTCTCGCCGATGAAGCAGGGAGCCGATGGCGTTCCGGGCCGTGCACGCGCAGTGGGGGACCGTCTTCGCACACTTACCCGATCTCGGCTGCGGGCGCTCGTGGGATCAGGTGTGGAAGGTAAAGCCGTCCGCGCCGCTGACCTGCGACGAATGCCGACACCCGATGCACAGCAAGCGGTTCCCCAGCGGCCTGCGGTTCTTCACTCACGCCCCGGGGGCCCCGGAATGCGTGCTCGCACGGGAGACGCTGGCGCACCACCTGCTGAAGCTGGAGGTGGCAGCCGCCGCCCGGGACACCGGCGCGCACGCCGAGCTGGAAGTCCGCGGCCCGGAGGGCGCATGGCGGGCCGATGTGCTGGTGAGCGATCCGGCCGGAGCCTGGCGGATGGCCCTGGAGGCCCAGTTCTCGCCCATCACGCCGGATGACATCTCCCCCTCGGCATCGTCGCGGAGCCAGTCGGTGAGGTCCCGGCCGGTGACGTTC encodes the following:
- a CDS encoding TetR/AcrR family transcriptional regulator; the encoded protein is MPRWESDAQGRLERAALELFETQGFERTSVAQIAGAAGLKERSFYRYFPDKREVLFAGNELEAHLVAQVEATDPGLTPIEALLTALRTAEEIFRPREFLLRRVRVIAANPALAERDLIKLADIADALALALERRGVEPGKARFIIDVVLAIHRRATSRWLTSPDASLSQLITQASDELREAVTLPAPTAR
- a CDS encoding NADP-dependent oxidoreductase translates to MKALQFDRFGSPDVIVLRDVPQPEPGPGQIRIAVRACGLTPADWHVVDGLLADHLPPLPRGLGFEIAGTVDALGEGVTGVQIGDRVFGPATFDGPTAGAAEYALMPAWARIPEGVTAEQAAALPMAAETAWRALDDLGVQPGELLLVHGAGTTVGEAAVRFALHRGIRVIATAGQTRAAALEDIGAQVAAYGEGMAERVRALSAGHIDRALDAAPTGGRIDRADQPSPAGGSLPTLIELTGDPDRVLTVSDFAAAAELGVRTTTEIRYEQMDEFARLAGEGILVVPVARTYTLDQIQEAAELSQSRRPGGKLMLVL